The DNA region TTCGAATCGGTTGAATTCAGTCCTCTAAATTAATATTTATTCCAAGTTTTGGTTGCACAAAGAAGAAATAGGTATAACCAGTCCTTGTTGATGGTAGCTCAACAACATTTGCATGATAAGCTTGAAAATACCCACACTATAAGTATTCAAATATTGTTACGTGATACTGGGGAATTTGATGGCCACCACAAACTTCTTGCTTTGCTATAATTATATGATAGATTAGGCTAATGCGCCAAAAGTTTTCATTAGATTTAGTCATACAGCAGAACACCATAATGTTGGAGCAGATTAGTTATGCTTATCTCTTCTGATCAGCGTGCCTTCCTTTTTGACTGACTTATATCTTTTCTCTGTAGATGCAAGCAAAAATTTCTGTTCCTTTGCTGTGGGTATGCCGGAAGAGAGATCTATTTGGCTTTATCAGGCAAAAAAGCTGATTTCACTGTGCTCTTTCATTCTTGCCAGGTGTGACCATTCCTGTTGCAAGGATGGAAGCATGGTTGACATGACTGCTATTGCTATGAGATTGGCTGTGTCTTTAactgattgcaaaacatggaaAAGCTTAAAAAGTGAGAGCAGTAGAGCTGCAGATGCATCTGTAGAGACTTTGATTGAATTTATAGGTACATGCCAGAGTGGCACATATAATTGTGTTAGGCAATATATAAAATGTCTTGGCCCTCATGTTACTTCAGGGAAGAAAAGTTCTGCAGCTGCAACAGATGATCATTTTCTGATTACTGCTAGCGCGGTTACTCTAGCCTTGCGCCCATTCCACTCTAAGAAAGCAGATAGGGGTACTGATCTGAATGGTGCTTCAAAGGAATACTTCAAACTTGTACTTACAATACCATATCTGTGCAAACGCATGCCTTCTCTGCTGTTACCTGCTCTTAAGCACATTTCTGTGCTGCAACCATGTCTCAGTATTATACTGGTAAGGGTCTTAATGTTGATATGGACAAATTCTGCTCTGGCATTTTCTGTTTTACTGGATTGATTTTTATGAGGGCATTGACTACCCAAGGATTCAGAACTTTCAGCtactattttttttctttgttttgacATGATACGATAGTAACTTAGTAAGAATTATTCATCTAGTTGAGTTATATAGCTTCCAAAGGAGTGTATTTATGATCTGCTAAAATCTTAAGCGATCTTTGTTTTACTATAAGAGTCACTTACTTTGCTGATTGTGATCAGTATACTGCTCTGTATGACTATGTTGGCGCACTTTTGCAAGATATGCTATGACACTGATTCTTGCTACGGACATTTTAATTTATAGTGCGACTGCCATAGTCCTAGGTGAACTAGATGCAATTGCGAAAGAATACCAATCTTATTCTAGTCTCATTTTCTACTTATCTCCAAGTTCCTTGCAGTGTTTATAAGAAATTTCAGCACTTTTCTCTATATCTAGacaaaaaaagggaaaaaaatgcTTCCATGCTAGTTGTGGATTTTAATGAATCCTTGACACTTATCCTTCTAAATTTTGTAGTGTTGGTATCGATTGCTTCGCTACCTGCTGCAGCATTCATTGTTTTAATTTTACATCAACCATCACAGTTTATTCATTGTTTACTTTAAAGGATGGCATATTGTAAATGTGGAACTGATCAAGCCATGGCAGGTGGTGGCAGATCTCCAAGGATAAAATATTTGAAGAAATAATCAAATTGGACAAGTCAGAAGTTTTAGCTGTTGATGCTACTGTTATTCCTTGCTCTGGTTGGGCTCTTGGAAATATTGTAAATTTAGCTACCAATCATGATGATTTATCCAGTTCAGGGTGCTTCATTCAAGGGCTAGATTTTTGCCTATATGTTGATGTTGTTAACTGTATTTGCCAAAACTTACTGGAAAGTTTTGAGAAAAGCAAGGGGATGTCTCAGAGTGTTGGTAGTACCGCTTTCCATGCTGAGACGTCTGTTGCAGAGGAAGGGGATACCAATGGCAGCAGCAGCATGAGAACATTATTTATGGACCTTCTGAAGCCAATTTACCAGCAATGGCACCTGAGAAAGCTTCTGATGTTGGCAAAGGAGGATGTTTCATGCAGCAGCGGGACTAATTATGATCCAACTCGGAGCCTAAAGTTGTCAGATGTTGTATGCTTCTACTATCACATGCTCAGAATTTTCTCATCATTCAACCCTTCTATTGGTTCGTTGCCTATTCTCAACATGCTTGCATTCTCTCCTGGATTTCTTGTTGATTTATGGGGGGCACTAGAAATGTCCATTTTTGGCCAAGCAATCCAGAATTTACAAGAAACAGGACATGATAAACAGTTGGCTACAAGAACTTCAGGTGAGCAAGTATCCTCCACGAGGCAAAGAAGGAATGCCAAGGACGCAGCAACCAAGTGGGCAAATGTGCTCCAGAAGATTACCGGAAAATCCAATGATTCAGAGGTGGGCACAATGTCTGATAGTATTTTAATTTCTAAACAGTCTGATGATGATGCATTAACTTTATGGGATATTGAAGCTATGAGACATGCATCTGAAGGTATTGGAAAGGACTTAATGTGCATGATGTATCTTTTCTGTGCTATATATGGGCACCTATTACTTGTGCTAGATGATATCGAGTTTTATGAAAAGCAGGTAATATTCTGTACCCATGCGCATCTCTCGATCTCTTTCTAGTCTCCTCACCTTTTGACAGCACCCCTTGCTTTCTCTGATTTTACAGGTTCCGTTTACTTTAGAGCAGCAGCGGAAGATAGCCTCAGCACTTAATACATTTGTATACAATTCTTTCGTTCAGAATGGTGGAAGCTACAGCAAGCCTCTTCTGGATGTAGCTGTCAGATGTCTTAATCTACTCTATGAAAGGGACAGTAGGCATAAATTTTGTCCAATTTCTTTGTGGTTGGCACCTGCTAGAAATGGTCGAATTCCAATTGCTGCTGCTGCCAGGGCCCATGAGGTAGCATTTGGTAATTTTCAAGGAAATAACTCTTCAGGAATTCCTACCCGGAGCTCTGTATTTACCACATTGCCACATGTATATCCATTTGAAGAGAGGTACCTTACTGGATTTTGGTCCAAAAAATGTTGACAGCTTTCATAGATATCATAAACTCAACTGAAATGACGTTTTGAACTTTTTTAGAAATCCTAAACTTACGCTTATGATCTTTGAGTCAATTGCTCATAACTCCTTACCTGCTTGTCCTGAGTTCCTTCTGGCAATTGACAGCTGAGTTTGGTTATTACTAGTACTAGAATCTTTGATTGTTATTGCTATTCTCACACATACAAATCCCCTAAAGAGATACTTATACACCACAATTCGCTTTAGTagtgattttttttcttgctgTATCAAAACCTATACTTCTTAGCTATTATCACTGATTGTAGATACATGATATTTCACAAAGTTTACCTGGTAATTCTGTCTGTTGGTTGAGGAAAGTTTGATAGACTTGTGCCCTTTAAAAATGGTGAAAGTCAACCTTTTTTAATAAAATTGTTTAAATTGTATACAAAATTCAAACAGTTTTCATCTGAGATTTAGAGTGAAACATTACCCAGACCTTTTTCTGCTGCTGGAGCTCATGTAGTGGTCATAGTGTGCTTGTGTAGCATTAGTTGTTATATTGCTATGGCATGACAGACATATCTCACTAGTTTGTATTCATTTTAGTTCGCATATGGATTCTTTTTACAAGCAGCGCAGGTTTTTAGTACATAAGCATTTCTATGCAATGCTAACTTTTCTTAACACCATTTTATATCTTTTACCCAGAGTGCAGATGTTTAGAGAATTTATTGAGTCAGACAAAGCATCGAGAAGAGTTACTGGTGAAATATCTGGGCCCGGTCCAGGATCTATTGAGATTGTTATTCGTCGAGGCCATATAATTGAAGATGGATATAGGCAGTTGAACTGCCTAAGATCAAAGTTGAAATCTTGCATTCACGTATCATTTGTAAGTGAATGCGGCCTTCCTGAAGCTGGTTTGGACTATGGTGGTCTCTCAAAGGAGTTTCTAACGGATCTTTCTAAGACTGCTTTTAGTCCAGAGTAAGTATACTGTTAAACATTAGCCCTTAAACCTTATATATcttaatataaatatataactTCTTTTTCTCAAAAGTGAAGAATACTGTCATTCATCAAGGCATTGTTGCTaacctttttcttctatttgtCACAACACTCAATAGGTATGGGCTGTTTTCACAAACATCAGCATCTGATACCAGCTTAATTCCTAGCAATTCTGCTAGGCTTTTGGATAACGGCATTGATATGATtgagtttcttggtcgagttgTCGGCAAAGCACTCTATGAGGGGATTCTGTTGGACTATTCTTTCTCACCAGTATTTGTGCAGAAATTTCTTGGACGGTATAATTTTTTGGATGAACTATCAACACTTGATCCTGAGCTTTACAGAAATCTTATGCTACTAAAGGTACAATAGATTTTTGCTTTGGTTTATTTTCCCAAGATACAAGCAAGTTAAACTACTACTTAGAATACTGCTTTTTTCCATTGAAATGATCGTATCATGGGTGGATGGCTATGATTCAACCCCTTTGTTTAGTATATATCCCGTGATATTATTTATGAATATCAATCATTATCCGCTAGTGCTGCTTAGCTTGCCTTATCAATCTTTCAATGCTATCGTAGTTTGTTGTGTTCACAGGTTAGTGGTCAATGCTATGCATTTTTTGTTTCTCCTCATTTTTTTGGCAAGATCTTGCCATTTATGAAGCCTTGTTAAAATTGGTTGCACTTTTGGGATTGATGCTGTTTCTCTCTGTTGACGTTATATATGATATTAGTTTTTTTTTATCAGCTACCTATGTAATGACTGCAATATGGTACCAATTTGTTTTTTAATGAAATAGCATTTGATATAATAAGATGATAGCATTTTGATGTTATTACCTTTTTGATAACAACAATGTGAACTACTGTTCTACCAAACAGCACTACGATGGGGATGTTGAGGATCTCTGTTTGGATTTTACTGTAACTGAAGAGTTGGGTGGTAAAAGAATCGTCCATGAGCTGAGACCTGGTGGTAAAAGTATATCTGTCACAAATGAAAATAAGCTGCATTATGTTCATGCAATGGCAGATTTCAAGCTTAACCATCAGGTTCGTGACTTGGTCTGTTTTTCTTATGATTTCTGAGGTTTTGCTCTGTGTCAGCAAGAAAGCTTTTTTATAGCGCCATTGTCCTTGCAGATACTTCCATTTGCAAATGCATTTTACAGAGGACTCAGCGATCTCATTTCACCATCTTGGCTAAGCCTGTTTAATACAAATGAATTTAATCAGGTAATTCTCttctcctttctttcctttttttggGGAGAGGATTCTTTTCTAAATTTTGGATGCTACTGAACTGGAGTTCCCTGCTATACTGTGGAAAATGACCCTTGAACTAACAGTAGTAAATAGAACTTTGACTGAATCAAATACTAAAAATTAAGGAAAAAATGCTAACTTAAAATATTTTGCgaaaaatttaaaaaatgaGATTTGATGTAAAAGGTAGAAATGAAGagaaaattttgaaaatgtGCTCAGGAATAACTCATTGTGCTTCTTTTTATAAAGAGAGCCAATTCAACTGACCAAATACCCAAGCACCCTTAATATATCCACCAATAATTAACTACCTCAAAAAATATAGTATACAATGTATTGGATGGTTTGTGTGAATGTCAAAAATCAAAACTGAA from Panicum hallii strain FIL2 chromosome 9, PHallii_v3.1, whole genome shotgun sequence includes:
- the LOC112875308 gene encoding E3 ubiquitin-protein ligase UPL7 — its product is MSVPPAGNRQVSLRGSSAREITRDALLQKVSEERQLRSHLRRAAAAALSIQRIWRRYYVIRVVSEQLHEDWKLLMNQPNIDLTTQWISRNMLRPFLFFITQPSSWYKGQQSKTVESILTCFKIILNSINSTDASKNFCSFAVGMPEERSIWLYQAKKLISLCSFILARCDHSCCKDGSMVDMTAIAMRLAVSLTDCKTWKSLKSESSRAADASVETLIEFIGTCQSGTYNCVRQYIKCLGPHVTSGKKSSAAATDDHFLITASAVTLALRPFHSKKADRGTDLNGASKEYFKLVLTIPYLCKRMPSLLLPALKHISVLQPCLSIILISKDKIFEEIIKLDKSEVLAVDATVIPCSGWALGNIVNLATNHDDLSSSGCFIQGLDFCLYVDVVNCICQNLLESFEKSKGMSQSVGSTAFHAETSVAEEGDTNGSSSMRTLFMDLLKPIYQQWHLRKLLMLAKEDVSCSSGTNYDPTRSLKLSDVVCFYYHMLRIFSSFNPSIGSLPILNMLAFSPGFLVDLWGALEMSIFGQAIQNLQETGHDKQLATRTSGEQVSSTRQRRNAKDAATKWANVLQKITGKSNDSEVGTMSDSILISKQSDDDALTLWDIEAMRHASEGIGKDLMCMMYLFCAIYGHLLLVLDDIEFYEKQVPFTLEQQRKIASALNTFVYNSFVQNGGSYSKPLLDVAVRCLNLLYERDSRHKFCPISLWLAPARNGRIPIAAAARAHEVAFGNFQGNNSSGIPTRSSVFTTLPHVYPFEERVQMFREFIESDKASRRVTGEISGPGPGSIEIVIRRGHIIEDGYRQLNCLRSKLKSCIHVSFVSECGLPEAGLDYGGLSKEFLTDLSKTAFSPEYGLFSQTSASDTSLIPSNSARLLDNGIDMIEFLGRVVGKALYEGILLDYSFSPVFVQKFLGRYNFLDELSTLDPELYRNLMLLKHYDGDVEDLCLDFTVTEELGGKRIVHELRPGGKSISVTNENKLHYVHAMADFKLNHQILPFANAFYRGLSDLISPSWLSLFNTNEFNQLLSGGLQDFDVDDLRNNTKYTGGYTESSRTVKLFWEVIKGLKPTERCLLLKFVTSCSRAPLLGFKYLQPSFTIHKVPCDVTLWASIGGQDVDRLPSASTCYNTLKLPTYKRSSTLRSKLLYAISSNTGFELS